One Acidobacteriaceae bacterium genomic region harbors:
- a CDS encoding Xaa-Pro peptidase family protein, whose product MFSRRKFVLYTAAGAPTFALDAQKRGGQAALCPACPEEGLPAPIMALTDRRKDIVPITVSERNSRLDRARDLMTATKIDAIVITTGASLVYYTGAHWGQSERLFCYVLPRAAAPFLICPAFERDRAAELLANFPERESTLSYFWQENESPFDLMRRALSESAVKTGNLGIEEHTQFEFSHAMAKACPAMTIVSATPVTAGCRMIKSAAELALLKLANEITLSVYRAVYQSCAPGDTNRRVTELIDKAYARCGVHGEASLNVGPYSAVPHGSAQTQTIREGDIVMVDDGCTCDGYTSDITRSWVYGKASDEQRKVFDIVHRAQSAALAAARPGVEAQAVDAAARKVIADAGYGPGYDYFTHRVGHGIGLDMHEWPYLVQGNTTLLQKSMVFSDEPGIYQRGKFGVRLEDDMHITENGAELFTPQSPSLEKPFDQAS is encoded by the coding sequence GAAAATTTGTTCTTTATACGGCTGCGGGTGCGCCCACATTTGCTTTGGATGCGCAGAAGCGCGGCGGTCAGGCGGCGCTGTGTCCCGCGTGTCCCGAGGAGGGCCTGCCGGCGCCGATTATGGCGCTGACGGACCGGCGCAAGGACATTGTGCCGATCACGGTGAGTGAGCGGAACTCTCGGCTGGACCGCGCGCGAGACCTGATGACGGCGACCAAGATTGATGCGATTGTGATTACGACGGGGGCATCGCTGGTGTATTACACCGGTGCGCATTGGGGGCAGTCGGAGCGGCTGTTTTGTTATGTGCTGCCGCGGGCGGCCGCGCCGTTTCTGATATGTCCGGCGTTTGAACGGGATCGCGCGGCGGAGCTGCTGGCGAACTTTCCCGAGCGAGAGTCGACGCTATCGTACTTCTGGCAGGAGAACGAAAGCCCATTTGACTTGATGCGGCGAGCGCTCAGCGAATCGGCCGTGAAGACCGGGAATCTGGGAATTGAGGAGCACACGCAGTTTGAGTTTTCGCATGCGATGGCGAAGGCGTGTCCGGCGATGACGATTGTGTCGGCGACACCGGTAACCGCGGGTTGCAGGATGATCAAGTCGGCGGCGGAGTTGGCGCTTCTGAAGCTGGCGAATGAGATTACGTTGAGCGTGTATCGGGCGGTGTATCAGTCGTGCGCACCGGGTGATACGAACCGGCGTGTGACGGAGCTGATCGACAAGGCGTATGCGCGCTGCGGTGTGCATGGCGAGGCTTCGCTGAATGTGGGGCCTTATTCAGCGGTGCCGCACGGAAGCGCGCAGACGCAGACGATACGCGAAGGCGACATTGTGATGGTCGACGATGGATGCACGTGCGATGGATATACATCGGACATTACGCGGAGTTGGGTCTACGGGAAAGCGAGCGATGAGCAGCGCAAGGTGTTTGATATCGTGCACCGCGCGCAGAGTGCAGCGCTGGCCGCGGCGCGACCGGGCGTAGAAGCGCAGGCTGTCGATGCGGCGGCACGCAAGGTGATTGCGGATGCAGGCTATGGGCCGGGGTATGACTACTTCACGCATCGCGTGGGCCACGGCATCGGGCTGGACATGCATGAGTGGCCGTATCTCGTGCAGGGAAATACGACCTTGTTGCAGAAGAGCATGGTGTTCTCAGATGAGCCGGGGATCTACCAGCGTGGGAAGTTCGGTGTGCGGCTTGAGGACGACATGCACATAACGGAGAACGGTGCGGAGTTGTTTACGCCGCAGAGCCCGAGCCTGGAGAAGCCGTTCGATCAAGCTTCCTGA
- a CDS encoding CocE/NonD family hydrolase, whose amino-acid sequence MALARSGHAIAAIFLFTSMGLGFAQTPTPPASPSLSQPSQPDQRRQLDEFYKSHYTKHEYRVPMRDGVKLYTVVYTPISEQFADHGPYPFLMSRTPYSCGNYGNNVLQPHVTNNLNLIHDGYILVCQDVRGRWDSEGHWLEMTPSKDGKGIDESTDMYDTVDWLLKNIPNNNAKVGILGISYPGFYAAASIVDSHPAIKAASPQAPIMDLWMGDDSYHGGAFMLDANHSFYAPFFAPQKNPLTKESKNKFEFPTHDAYTYYLHMDTLANLDSPAGGTNPYFHDQVAHTTYDDYWQIRNLTPHMHGVKAAVLEVGGLFDAEDLAGPVKLFHSIEKLSPDAPENTLVEGPWVHGGWSRGPGNRLGDITFPDSPSAFYRDNIEAPFFAHWLKDKPWTALPKAYTFETGSDVWKKYGSWPPKQAVSKTLYLQHDGRLSWSAPTATASSDQYVSDPAHPVPFVPYITDTDVPQRYMDDDQRFATHRGDVLVYQTEPLTQDVTVVGPIKPHLKITSTGTDSDFIVKLIDVYPENYKAPDEENEGKRVTGAPPVFLQGYQMLVRGEPFRAKFRNSWEHPEPLTPGKVTDVDFTMQDINHTFLKGHRIMVQIQSSWFPLVDRNPQVFMDIYKAKPEDFHKATETIFHQADAASGIELLVMPR is encoded by the coding sequence ATGGCGCTTGCTCGAAGCGGGCACGCAATCGCAGCAATTTTTCTCTTCACTTCGATGGGCCTCGGCTTCGCGCAAACCCCCACACCTCCGGCCTCGCCGTCCTTGAGCCAGCCTTCGCAGCCAGACCAGCGGCGTCAGCTCGACGAGTTCTACAAATCCCACTACACCAAGCACGAGTACCGCGTGCCGATGCGCGATGGCGTCAAGCTTTACACCGTCGTGTACACGCCCATTTCAGAGCAGTTCGCCGACCACGGCCCGTATCCGTTCCTCATGTCGCGCACGCCATACAGTTGCGGCAACTACGGTAACAATGTCCTTCAGCCGCATGTCACAAACAATCTCAACCTCATCCATGACGGCTACATCCTCGTCTGCCAGGATGTGCGTGGCCGCTGGGACAGCGAAGGTCACTGGCTTGAGATGACGCCCTCAAAGGACGGCAAAGGTATCGACGAATCGACAGACATGTACGACACGGTCGATTGGCTTCTGAAAAATATTCCCAACAACAACGCTAAGGTGGGCATTCTCGGAATCAGCTATCCCGGTTTTTACGCCGCGGCCAGCATCGTCGACAGCCATCCTGCCATCAAGGCCGCAAGCCCGCAGGCTCCCATCATGGATCTTTGGATGGGTGACGATTCCTACCACGGCGGAGCGTTCATGCTCGACGCCAACCATTCCTTCTACGCGCCTTTCTTTGCGCCGCAGAAGAACCCGCTCACGAAAGAATCGAAGAATAAATTCGAGTTCCCCACACACGACGCCTACACCTACTACCTCCATATGGACACGCTCGCGAACCTCGACTCGCCCGCAGGAGGCACTAACCCGTACTTTCACGACCAGGTCGCGCACACTACCTACGACGATTACTGGCAGATCCGCAATCTCACGCCGCACATGCACGGTGTAAAAGCCGCTGTGCTTGAGGTCGGCGGCTTGTTCGATGCCGAGGATCTCGCCGGCCCCGTGAAGCTTTTTCACTCCATCGAGAAGCTCAGCCCTGACGCCCCGGAGAACACTCTCGTCGAGGGCCCGTGGGTGCATGGTGGATGGTCGCGCGGCCCCGGCAATCGTCTCGGCGACATCACCTTCCCCGACAGCCCCTCAGCTTTCTATCGCGACAATATCGAAGCTCCATTCTTTGCACACTGGCTAAAGGACAAGCCATGGACAGCTCTGCCAAAGGCGTACACCTTCGAAACCGGCTCCGATGTCTGGAAGAAGTACGGCTCATGGCCGCCGAAGCAGGCTGTCTCCAAAACTCTCTACCTTCAGCATGACGGCAGGCTTTCGTGGTCCGCGCCTACCGCAACCGCCAGCAGCGATCAGTACGTCAGTGATCCTGCACATCCGGTACCGTTTGTGCCGTACATCACAGACACCGATGTCCCGCAGCGTTACATGGATGACGATCAGCGCTTCGCCACACACCGCGGAGACGTCCTCGTCTACCAGACCGAGCCGCTCACGCAAGACGTCACGGTCGTCGGTCCAATCAAGCCGCACCTGAAGATCACCTCGACCGGAACGGATTCCGACTTCATCGTGAAGCTCATCGACGTCTATCCCGAAAACTACAAAGCTCCAGACGAGGAGAACGAAGGAAAGCGCGTCACCGGCGCGCCTCCTGTCTTCTTGCAGGGCTACCAGATGCTCGTTCGCGGCGAACCCTTCCGCGCGAAATTCCGGAACTCATGGGAGCACCCCGAGCCGCTCACGCCCGGCAAAGTGACAGACGTCGACTTCACGATGCAGGACATCAACCACACGTTTCTGAAGGGGCATCGCATCATGGTGCAGATTCAGAGCTCGTGGTTCCCGCTCGTCGATCGCAATCCTCAGGTCTTCATGGATATCTACAAAGCGAAACCCGAGGACTTTCACAAAGCAACAGAAACCATCTTCCATCAAGCCGACGCAGCCAGCGGTATCGAGCTGCTTGTGATGCCGCGCTAA
- the holA gene encoding DNA polymerase III subunit delta, whose protein sequence is MSASSNPSAGLRSFAAVERFLSEAASDARRPGYVLLGDDAFLLQRARRGVLDALVPADLRDFCLHDLDLVETSIFEALDLAQTPSLMAPFQVIFIRNVKTLYGRGQKKDEFAAIDDYFRRPNPQALIIFIADHVRLPQDLRTMDMQDKERAEKIRETLGDACGIIELQRVSDDDAVQWAIREAASQKIRLAEDAARELVDALGAEMLTLQSELSKLILYAESQNSSSIELADVETMVSAAKQRSLYELTDAISAKDAPRAVALLHGLLNASEAGEDASIGHVFSLAKTFRQMLVLNEKQVRDQRAIWQVLWPGFRVAPFAADALIAQARRYRDRSELTRGIELIARADAELRSNPADKRLVLERLVLRLATVQQPGTDRLMDA, encoded by the coding sequence ATGAGCGCTTCCTCCAATCCGAGCGCCGGCCTGCGAAGCTTCGCCGCAGTCGAGCGCTTCCTCTCCGAAGCCGCTTCCGATGCTCGCCGCCCTGGATACGTCCTCCTCGGTGACGATGCATTCCTGCTGCAGCGCGCACGACGCGGCGTCCTCGATGCTCTCGTCCCCGCCGATCTTCGCGACTTCTGCCTGCACGATCTTGACCTCGTCGAGACATCCATCTTTGAAGCACTCGACCTTGCACAAACGCCCTCTCTGATGGCGCCGTTTCAAGTCATCTTCATCCGCAATGTAAAGACCCTCTACGGACGCGGACAGAAGAAGGACGAGTTTGCCGCAATTGACGACTACTTTCGCCGTCCGAATCCCCAGGCTCTCATCATCTTCATCGCCGACCATGTCCGGTTGCCGCAGGACTTGCGCACCATGGACATGCAGGACAAAGAGCGCGCAGAAAAGATCCGCGAAACACTGGGCGACGCCTGCGGCATCATCGAGTTGCAGCGCGTCAGCGACGACGACGCCGTCCAGTGGGCGATCCGCGAAGCCGCTTCGCAAAAGATCCGTCTTGCTGAAGACGCTGCGCGCGAACTCGTCGATGCACTCGGCGCCGAAATGCTCACGCTCCAAAGCGAGCTCTCGAAACTCATCCTTTATGCGGAGTCGCAAAATTCATCTTCCATCGAGCTCGCCGACGTCGAGACCATGGTCTCTGCCGCAAAGCAGCGCAGCCTCTATGAACTAACCGACGCGATCAGCGCCAAGGATGCACCGCGCGCCGTTGCTCTGCTGCATGGCCTGCTGAATGCCAGCGAGGCCGGAGAAGACGCTTCTATTGGCCATGTCTTCTCTCTCGCCAAAACCTTCCGCCAAATGCTCGTCTTGAACGAGAAGCAGGTACGGGATCAGCGCGCGATCTGGCAGGTTCTCTGGCCTGGGTTCCGCGTAGCTCCGTTCGCGGCGGACGCGCTCATCGCGCAGGCGCGGCGCTATCGTGACCGCTCCGAGCTCACGCGCGGCATTGAGCTCATCGCCCGCGCAGACGCAGAGCTCCGCTCCAACCCCGCAGACAAACGCCTCGTGCTTGAGCGGCTCGTGCTTCGCCTCGCGACTGTCCAACAGCCTGGCACGGATCGCTTGATGGACGCCTAA
- the lptE gene encoding LPS assembly lipoprotein LptE, with protein MNLKLLAVAILLPLAGCGYRQVGSATHVPADVRTVSVPIFQSKVQAYNSETAFTEAVVRELNTRTRYRVLTNVNASTPATDQGSDATLRGTILTQAITPLTYDASSGQTSSYLVTITADVALVGHDGTVLYRNSAFAWREQYQSTQDLSGFVQEDSAAVRRMARDFAQALVSDMMESFR; from the coding sequence ATGAACCTGAAGCTCCTGGCCGTCGCAATTCTTCTTCCGCTTGCAGGATGCGGCTACCGTCAGGTTGGCTCGGCCACCCATGTGCCCGCTGATGTCCGCACGGTATCCGTGCCCATCTTTCAATCGAAGGTGCAGGCGTACAACAGCGAAACGGCGTTCACCGAAGCAGTTGTGCGCGAGCTCAACACACGCACGCGCTACCGCGTCCTCACAAACGTAAACGCAAGCACGCCTGCTACGGATCAAGGCTCCGACGCAACGCTGCGGGGAACGATTCTCACGCAGGCGATTACGCCGCTCACCTATGACGCATCGAGCGGGCAGACGTCGAGTTACCTCGTCACCATCACTGCCGACGTCGCACTCGTCGGCCACGATGGAACCGTGCTTTATCGCAACAGCGCCTTCGCATGGCGTGAGCAGTATCAGTCAACCCAGGATCTGTCCGGCTTCGTGCAGGAGGACTCGGCGGCCGTCCGCCGAATGGCTCGCGATTTCGCGCAGGCTCTCGTCAGTGACATGATGGAGTCGTTCCGATGA
- a CDS encoding M1 family metallopeptidase, with amino-acid sequence MKLRKLWWGSLLAGLWVPLALAQSSAQNSAQSTTTTPGSTSAAQRARQLDVLKPPTKDDFLRGAYGPYRANNDLLSYALKLRVDPDTKTIKGSNTIRFRMLEDGTRIQLDLTPTLKIDAITFNGKPLQYTRDGDTRTLYIDFPETLHRGKSYEVVFSYSGHPVTQGRFGCFSFDKDKEGKPWITTACEEEGASVWWPNKDQWKDEPQDGMEIDVAVPNGLTDVSNGRFEGSHDLGDGYTEWRWHVHYPINNYDVALNIGEYQHFTLPPHGKTTLDFYALPEDLAKAKVQFAQVPTMLDAYEHYLGEYPFDKDGYKLIEVPYAGMEHQTAVAYGNHFENGYYGRDWTGVGISMKFDFIIIHESGHEWFGNAITAQDRSDMWIHEGWTTYMEDMYVEYRWGKDDAIKYINGLKPKVHNERPIIPPHNTNAEPPQDQYFKAALMLNTLRSIINDDTKWWADVHDFYQQFKYQTIMTEDVIRWWNQRTGMNLTPFFDEYLRRAELPVLELRFNPGDKTMSYRWKADETGFAMPIQVGDPNHWSKITPNTSTWQTMPWNGTADEFHVDTDHYYVGVSHTDVVLSAGVRVQ; translated from the coding sequence ATGAAGCTCCGTAAATTGTGGTGGGGATCTCTGCTGGCGGGCCTCTGGGTCCCGCTCGCACTGGCGCAGAGCTCTGCACAGAATTCCGCGCAAAGCACAACAACGACTCCCGGTTCCACATCCGCAGCGCAGCGCGCTCGCCAGCTCGACGTCCTCAAGCCGCCAACAAAGGACGATTTCCTTCGTGGTGCCTACGGTCCTTATCGTGCAAATAACGATCTGCTCTCCTACGCCCTCAAACTGCGAGTCGATCCGGACACAAAGACCATCAAAGGCTCGAACACCATTCGCTTTCGCATGCTCGAGGACGGAACGCGGATTCAGCTGGACCTCACGCCTACACTGAAGATCGATGCCATTACATTCAATGGCAAGCCGCTGCAATACACGCGAGACGGCGACACACGCACCCTCTACATCGACTTCCCCGAGACACTCCACAGGGGCAAGAGCTACGAGGTCGTCTTCTCGTACTCCGGGCATCCCGTCACTCAAGGGCGGTTCGGCTGCTTCTCCTTCGACAAGGACAAGGAAGGCAAGCCCTGGATCACCACCGCGTGCGAAGAAGAAGGCGCCAGCGTCTGGTGGCCAAACAAAGACCAGTGGAAGGACGAGCCGCAGGACGGCATGGAGATCGACGTCGCCGTTCCGAACGGGCTCACAGATGTCTCCAACGGGCGCTTCGAAGGCTCTCATGACCTCGGCGACGGGTATACCGAGTGGCGCTGGCACGTGCACTATCCCATCAACAACTACGACGTAGCGCTGAACATCGGCGAGTATCAGCACTTCACACTTCCGCCGCACGGCAAGACGACGCTCGACTTCTATGCGCTGCCGGAAGATCTCGCGAAGGCCAAGGTACAGTTCGCGCAGGTTCCCACGATGCTCGATGCCTACGAGCACTATCTGGGCGAATATCCGTTCGACAAAGACGGCTACAAGCTCATCGAAGTGCCCTACGCCGGCATGGAACACCAGACAGCGGTCGCCTACGGCAATCACTTCGAGAACGGCTACTACGGCCGTGACTGGACCGGCGTCGGCATCAGCATGAAGTTCGACTTCATCATCATTCACGAGAGCGGGCACGAATGGTTTGGCAACGCAATCACAGCTCAGGACCGCTCCGATATGTGGATTCATGAGGGATGGACGACCTACATGGAAGACATGTACGTCGAATACCGCTGGGGCAAAGACGATGCGATCAAATACATCAACGGCCTCAAGCCCAAGGTGCACAACGAGCGTCCGATTATTCCGCCGCACAACACGAACGCCGAGCCTCCGCAGGACCAATACTTCAAGGCCGCTCTCATGCTCAACACCCTTCGCAGCATCATCAATGACGATACGAAGTGGTGGGCCGATGTCCACGACTTCTATCAGCAGTTCAAGTATCAGACGATCATGACCGAGGACGTCATCCGCTGGTGGAATCAGCGCACCGGCATGAACCTCACCCCGTTCTTCGACGAGTACCTGCGGCGCGCCGAGCTGCCCGTCCTGGAACTACGTTTTAACCCCGGCGACAAGACCATGAGCTACCGCTGGAAGGCCGACGAAACCGGGTTCGCGATGCCAATCCAGGTCGGCGATCCGAATCACTGGTCGAAGATCACTCCAAACACCTCGACCTGGCAAACAATGCCCTGGAACGGAACTGCCGATGAGTTTCACGTCGACACTGACCACTATTACGTCGGCGTCAGTCACACGGACGTCGTCTTGTCGGCAGGTGTAAGAGTCCAATGA
- the bshB1 gene encoding bacillithiol biosynthesis deacetylase BshB1: protein MSTGDLSQTTVDILAIAAHRDDVEQTCGGTLLAQQALGWNTGILDLTQGESGTRGTAEDRAREAAAAARILRVSHREALDLPDGNVENTRENRLKIAAVLRRLRPRVVILPYWQGRHPDHYTTATLGYEACFAAGLSKLDLPPEHGPPHRPYKILYASLYADVRPTFVVDITPHVETRLAALLAYRSQYGEQSTGSGLFVPEDDIRERTFATARHYGLLAGVRYAEPFVQREVSLVDDLMMLPVQSI from the coding sequence ATGTCCACCGGAGATCTTTCGCAGACCACGGTGGACATCCTCGCCATCGCGGCCCATCGCGATGATGTGGAGCAGACCTGCGGCGGAACATTACTCGCTCAGCAAGCGCTCGGCTGGAACACCGGCATCCTCGATCTGACTCAAGGCGAGTCGGGAACCCGGGGAACGGCTGAAGATCGTGCGCGTGAAGCCGCCGCCGCTGCACGCATTTTGCGCGTCAGTCATCGCGAGGCGCTCGACCTGCCCGACGGCAACGTTGAGAACACCCGCGAAAACCGGCTGAAGATCGCCGCTGTTCTTCGCCGCCTTCGTCCCCGTGTCGTCATCCTTCCGTATTGGCAGGGGCGGCATCCGGATCACTACACGACTGCGACTCTCGGCTACGAAGCCTGTTTCGCGGCCGGGCTTTCCAAGCTCGATCTCCCGCCAGAACACGGCCCGCCGCACCGCCCATACAAGATCCTCTACGCCTCACTGTACGCGGACGTCCGTCCGACCTTCGTGGTCGATATCACCCCGCATGTCGAGACCCGCCTCGCAGCCCTGCTGGCGTATCGCTCGCAATACGGCGAGCAATCTACGGGCTCCGGCCTCTTCGTCCCGGAGGACGACATCCGCGAGCGGACCTTTGCCACCGCCCGCCACTACGGCCTGCTTGCCGGCGTCCGCTATGCCGAGCCGTTCGTGCAGCGCGAGGTCTCGCTCGTCGACGATCTGATGATGCTCCCGGTCCAAAGCATCTAA
- a CDS encoding bifunctional homocysteine S-methyltransferase/methylenetetrahydrofolate reductase, whose protein sequence is MSAALEKLFTGRPVLCDGAMGTMLYSCGVFINRCYDELNVTQPEMVRSVHEQYLLAGAEVIETNTFGANSFRLEHFGLGEKVREFNLAGARLARQCVAAIREKQATEAFVAGAVGSLGVRLEPFGTLNPEVARAAFAEQIAALAEGGVDLLILETMMSLDEAEQAIAAARQAAPQLPVIVLMTVDEEANCLDGSTPEHAAQRLTAAGVDALGCNCSVGPATVLTAIERMRPETDLPLVAMPNAGMPRNIEGRNIYLTSPEYLARFARKAIGVGATWVGGCCGTTPAHIRAMRSEIRAIQAQEQGVVSVGTTAVVNLPPDAEVEPPPLAERSEIGKRVAAGEFVHLVEIVPPRGFDCSKELAGAALLASRGVHAINVPDSPRASARMSAQSLCLQIQQKVGIETVLHYTCRDRNILSIQSDLLGAASIGIKNILCLTGDPPKMGNYPDATAVFDVDAIGLVRIVRGLNRGVDIGHNPIGGSAGFTISAAANPGVPDIDHEVRRFAAKVEAGAEFCITQPVFDQRLLEQFLRRIEGFRIPVIAGIWPLTSLRNAEFMKNDLRVSMPDAILTRMAGAANKQAALATGLAIAQEMLAEVRGQVQGVQVSAPFGNFNAAAEVLGLREEASVSA, encoded by the coding sequence ATGTCCGCGGCCTTGGAAAAGCTCTTTACCGGCAGACCGGTGCTCTGCGATGGTGCTATGGGCACCATGTTGTACAGCTGCGGTGTGTTTATCAACCGGTGCTATGACGAGCTGAACGTCACTCAGCCGGAGATGGTGCGCTCGGTCCACGAGCAATACCTGCTGGCGGGCGCCGAGGTGATCGAAACCAACACCTTTGGCGCGAACTCCTTTCGGCTCGAGCACTTCGGGCTTGGAGAGAAGGTGAGGGAGTTCAACCTGGCCGGCGCGAGACTGGCGCGGCAGTGCGTAGCCGCAATCCGTGAAAAGCAGGCGACGGAAGCCTTTGTGGCCGGCGCGGTCGGTTCGCTGGGGGTTCGTCTGGAGCCCTTCGGGACGTTGAATCCGGAGGTTGCGCGAGCGGCGTTCGCCGAGCAAATCGCTGCACTCGCGGAGGGCGGAGTCGATCTCCTGATCCTGGAGACGATGATGTCTCTGGATGAGGCCGAGCAGGCCATTGCGGCGGCTCGACAAGCGGCCCCGCAACTCCCGGTAATTGTGCTGATGACGGTGGACGAGGAGGCAAACTGCCTGGATGGCAGCACTCCCGAGCATGCCGCCCAACGCCTGACAGCAGCAGGAGTTGATGCGCTTGGATGTAACTGCAGCGTGGGCCCGGCGACGGTGCTCACGGCGATCGAGCGTATGCGGCCGGAAACGGACCTCCCGCTGGTCGCGATGCCGAACGCAGGCATGCCGAGGAATATCGAGGGCCGCAACATCTATCTGACCTCACCCGAGTACCTGGCCCGGTTTGCGCGAAAGGCGATCGGCGTAGGGGCGACCTGGGTCGGCGGCTGCTGCGGGACAACTCCTGCCCATATTCGCGCGATGCGCTCGGAGATCCGGGCCATACAGGCGCAGGAACAGGGCGTCGTCTCAGTAGGCACGACTGCCGTCGTCAATCTGCCACCGGACGCTGAGGTGGAACCGCCGCCGCTCGCGGAACGCTCTGAGATTGGCAAGCGCGTCGCTGCGGGAGAGTTCGTGCATCTCGTCGAGATCGTTCCGCCGCGCGGATTCGACTGCTCGAAGGAGCTTGCGGGCGCTGCGCTCCTGGCTTCGCGTGGCGTGCACGCGATCAATGTGCCGGATTCTCCGCGCGCCAGCGCACGCATGAGCGCGCAGAGTCTTTGCCTGCAGATTCAACAGAAGGTTGGCATCGAAACGGTCCTGCACTACACCTGTCGCGATCGCAACATTCTGAGCATTCAGAGCGATCTCCTCGGCGCTGCATCCATCGGCATCAAGAACATCCTGTGCCTCACGGGCGATCCGCCGAAGATGGGCAACTATCCGGACGCGACAGCCGTCTTCGATGTCGACGCGATTGGACTTGTCCGCATCGTGCGCGGATTGAATCGCGGCGTCGATATCGGGCATAACCCGATCGGCGGTTCGGCCGGGTTTACCATCTCAGCCGCGGCCAACCCGGGCGTGCCTGACATCGATCACGAAGTCCGCCGGTTCGCGGCCAAGGTCGAGGCCGGTGCGGAGTTCTGCATCACACAGCCGGTATTTGACCAGCGGCTGCTGGAGCAATTCCTTCGTCGTATCGAAGGCTTCAGGATTCCGGTTATCGCGGGTATCTGGCCGCTGACCAGCCTGCGGAACGCCGAGTTTATGAAGAATGATCTTCGCGTCTCGATGCCTGACGCGATTCTCACCAGAATGGCGGGAGCCGCGAATAAGCAGGCGGCATTGGCTACGGGTCTCGCAATTGCGCAGGAGATGCTTGCCGAAGTGCGCGGCCAGGTGCAGGGCGTTCAGGTAAGCGCTCCGTTCGGAAACTTCAACGCCGCCGCTGAGGTGCTCGGTCTGCGCGAGGAGGCTTCCGTCAGTGCCTAG
- the xseB gene encoding exodeoxyribonuclease VII small subunit, which produces MPSFEEQLAELEKIIEQLEQGELTLEQSVSLFERGVHLSNACKAQLSSAESRIQVLLDPEQKGPVRIEDLAMAVEEDEDESDSEDSEEEE; this is translated from the coding sequence GTGCCTAGCTTTGAGGAGCAGCTTGCGGAACTCGAGAAGATTATCGAGCAACTCGAACAGGGAGAACTGACGCTCGAGCAAAGCGTCAGCCTTTTTGAACGAGGTGTGCATCTATCGAATGCGTGCAAAGCGCAGCTCTCGAGCGCAGAGAGCCGCATTCAGGTCTTGCTTGATCCTGAGCAGAAGGGCCCGGTGCGCATTGAAGACCTGGCGATGGCGGTCGAGGAAGATGAAGACGAATCCGACTCGGAAGACTCCGAAGAGGAAGAGTAG
- a CDS encoding polyprenyl synthetase family protein: MSPISIATATEVFDLLRDDLAAVEREFARQSDSPVRVVTEIATYLIAGGGKRIRPMMLLLAAKALGCESESRIRMGAVVEMLHTATLVHDDIIDEAHTRRGRPSSNTTWGNAKCVLAGDWLYMQSFQTALAERNFRILDLLISLTQQMVEGELLQMEKLGHLINEEEYFDLIYRKTACLFKVSMQLGALLASTEASVPAPFEDALGEYGRNLGLAFQIVDDVLDLTADEDRLGKPAASDLREGKATLAVIHALERGTGADREAIRTVLAERRFETVTHSQILEILHRHESLAYAMDTACAYAEAARQSIAELPESDYKRALLWVPGFVTSRDR; this comes from the coding sequence GTGAGTCCTATTTCCATTGCGACCGCAACCGAGGTCTTTGACCTGTTGCGCGACGATCTCGCTGCGGTCGAGCGCGAGTTTGCGCGACAATCCGACTCTCCAGTGCGGGTTGTCACCGAGATCGCGACCTATCTCATCGCAGGCGGCGGCAAGCGAATCCGACCCATGATGCTGCTGCTCGCGGCCAAAGCCCTCGGGTGCGAAAGCGAATCGCGCATCCGCATGGGCGCTGTCGTTGAGATGTTGCACACGGCGACGCTGGTGCACGATGACATCATCGACGAGGCACATACTCGCCGCGGGCGCCCGTCGTCGAACACGACCTGGGGCAATGCGAAGTGCGTTCTCGCCGGGGACTGGCTCTACATGCAGTCGTTTCAGACCGCGCTCGCGGAACGGAACTTCCGCATCCTCGACCTGCTGATCTCTCTCACGCAGCAGATGGTCGAGGGTGAGTTGCTGCAGATGGAGAAGCTTGGCCACCTGATCAACGAGGAAGAGTACTTCGACCTGATCTACCGAAAGACCGCATGCCTGTTCAAGGTGTCGATGCAACTGGGTGCGCTTCTGGCGTCGACCGAGGCGAGCGTTCCGGCGCCGTTTGAAGACGCGCTCGGAGAGTACGGCCGCAACCTCGGCCTGGCGTTTCAGATTGTCGATGACGTGCTGGACCTTACCGCGGACGAAGATCGTCTGGGCAAGCCGGCGGCTTCAGACCTGCGTGAGGGCAAGGCGACCCTGGCGGTCATTCACGCGCTTGAACGCGGCACGGGTGCGGACCGCGAAGCCATCCGGACTGTCCTGGCCGAGCGGCGGTTCGAGACCGTGACGCACAGCCAGATCCTCGAAATTCTGCACCGGCACGAATCGCTCGCGTATGCGATGGACACGGCCTGCGCGTACGCAGAGGCCGCGCGCCAGTCCATTGCGGAGCTGCCGGAGAGTGACTACAAACGCGCTCTGCTCTGGGTCCCTGGGTTCGTCACCAGCCGCGACCGTTAG